Below is a genomic region from Methylobacterium sp. FF17.
CCACCTCGCCGGCATGATGCGGCTCGCCCGGTTCGGCGGCCTGCCCTGGGACGTCATCGTCGGGGCCGAGATCGCCCGATCCTACAAGCCGATGCCCGAGACCTACCTGCGCTCGGCCGAGGCGGTCGGCCTGCCGCCGGAACGCGTCGGCATGGTCGCCGTGCACAACGACGACCTCAAGGCCGCCCGGGCCTGCGGCCTGCGCACCGTGTTCGTCCGCCGGCCTCACGAGCACGGCCCGGGCCAAACCACCGACCTCGCCCCCGCCGGACGCTGGGACATCGTCGTCGACAGCCTCACCGAGGCCGCCGACGCCCTCGGCTGCCCCTGAATCGGAGATCACCGACATGACCGACACCCATCGCCCGCTCGCGCTCGTCACGGGCGCGTCCAGCGGCATTGGCTACGAGCTCGCCCGGCTGTTCGCGGCCGACGGCCACGACGTCCTCATCACGGCGACCGGCCAGAACGACGGCCTGGAGCGCACCGCCGACGCGGTCCGCGCGACCGGCGTCGAGGCCATCGTCGTGAAGGCCCACCTCACCGAGTACGACGGCGTCGAGGCTCTCGCCCAGGCCGTGGCCGGGACAGGTCGCCCCCTGGCTGCGGCGGCCCTGAACGCCGGCGTCGACGTCGGCGGCTACTTCGTCGGCGGGATCGACCTCGCGGCCGAGCTGAAGATGATCCAGCTCAACGTCGTCTCGCAGGTTCACCTGACCAAGCGGCTTCTGCCGGCGATGGTGGAGCGCGGCGCGGGCCGGCTACTCTATACGGCCTCAATCTCCGGCACGATGCCAACCCCCTACGAGGCCGTCTACGGCGGCACGAAGGCCTTCCTGATCAGCTTCGTCGAGGCGGTGAAGGAGGAGGTGAAGGACAGTGGCGTCAGCTTCACGCTGCTGCTGCCGGGCGAGGTCGATACCCCGTTCTGGCACCGCGCCGGCATGGATACGACCAAGCTCGGCCTGGGCGAGAAGGCCGCCCCGACCAAGGTCGCCCAGGAGGGCTACGAGGCGATGAAGGCCGGCAAGGACCGCGTGGTCGCCGGCAAGCCCGGCTCGAAATTCATCGGCCGGGTGCTCAACAACATCCTGCCCGACACCGCCAAGGCCGCGGCCCATTCCGGCGGGGCGGAGCCCGGCTCGGGTTTGAAGTGAGGGGGCGATGACGATGAACGACGATCTTCTCGCACCGGGCCGCGTCGCGGTCATCACCGGCGCGGCGCTCGGGATCGGCGCCGCTGCCGCACGGCACTTCTCCGCGCTTGGCATGAGGCTCTGCCTCCTCGACCGGAACGAGGACGCCCTCCGGGATCTCGCCGCCGATCTTGGCCGGGGGGCGGACGTACGGACCACGGTCGGTGACGTCACGTCCGCCGACGACCTGAACGCGCTGTGCGCATCGGCCTACGTCGGCTTCGGCGAGGTCGCGGTCCTGATGAACAACGCCGGCGTCATCGCCGGCGCCGGGCCTTGGACCGATCCGTCCGCCTGGCGCCGCCAGCTTGAGGTGAACCTGCTTTCCATCGTCACGGCGCAATCGATCTTCGTGCCGCGTATGCTCGCCCAGGTCGGACGCGGGGCGGTCGTCAACCTCGGCTCGAAGGAGGGCATCACCACCCCACCCGGCAACGCCGCCTACTCGGTCGCCAAGGCCGGTGTGAAGGTGCTGACCGAGCAGTTGGCGCACGAGCTGCGCGCCGAGGCCGGGAACAAGGTGACGGCCCATCTGCTCGTTCCGGGGTACACCTGGACGCCAATGAACGCCGCCCGGAAGCCCGCCGGCGCAACCATGCCCGACGAGGCATGGACGGCGGAGCGCCTGCTCGCCCACTTCGAGGGCCGCTTCCGACGCGGGGACTTCTACATCCTCTGCCCGGACAACGTCGTCACGCCCGAGCTCGACGCCGCCCGCATCCTCTGGGGCGCCCGGGACATCACCGAGAACCGGCCGGCGCTCTCGCGTTGGCACCCCGACTGGACGGGGCGCTTCGACGCCTTCGTCGCACAGGAGGCTGGCACATGAGGCCGTACGTCATCTGCCACATGATGGGTCCTCTAGACGGGGAGTTGCTCGTCGACCGCTGGAGCCCGTCGACGGGGCGCTCGTCGGAGTCGTTGGTCGCGGAATACGACCGCGTGCACGAGGCGCTGGAGGGCGACGCGTGGATCGCTGGCCGGGCCGTTGGCGAGGAATTCGCCGAGGGACGGCCGCACCCGCAGGAGCCGGTGCCCGCGGTAGAGCGTCCGGTCCACGTCGCGCGGGCTGGAGCCGAGGAATACGCGATTCTGATCGACCAGCACGGCAAGCTGCACTGGACCGGGCCGGAGACCTACGGGGCGCCCCTCGTCATGATCCTGGCCCGGGACGTCCCCGACGCGCACCTCGCCGAACTCGCCGCCGACGGCATCTCCTACGTCGTGTCGGAAGGCCCGGAGATCGATCTCGGGCGAACGCTCGACGTGCTGGCCTCAGCCTTCGGCGTCCGCCGGCTGATCCTGGAAGGGGGTGCCCGGACCAACGCCGCGTTCCTGAAGGCGGGACTGGTGGACGAGATCAGCCTGGTGTTGTTCCCGGCCATCGGCGGCCATTCGGGAAGCCAGTCCCTGTTCGAGGCAGGCGAGGACGGACTGGCCGACCGTGTCCGGCTGAGCCTCGTCTCCACCGAGGTCCGCACGGCGGGCGCCGTCGCCCTCCGGTACCGCGTCGCCTACGCGCCAGTGTAATCCGACCCACAAACCGAGGTGAACCCCACTCAACTCGGCGTGCAATCCAAGTGAACGGATTAGAGGCAGCCAACGGCCTCCGGCTTCGTTAAGTCTTCGTCACCGCATCGACACCGAGCGGCGCCCCGGGCGCCGAACCACACGGGAGGTCCCCTCCCGCGAACGATGCCCCATGCCCGCATCACCCTACAAACCAAGGATTGAGATTATGACCACCCAACGTCCCCTCGCCCTCGTCTCCGGCGGCTCGTCCGGCATCGGCTTCGAGCTTGCCAAGCAGTTCGCCCAAAACGGCTTCGACGTCGCCATCTCCGGCTCCAGCGACAAGGTGCACGCCGCGGCCGACGCCCTGCGCGAGCTCGGCGCCGAAGCCTACCCACACAAGGCCGATGCCGCGACCTACGAAGGCGTCGAGGGCTTCTGGACCTTCGTGACCGGGCTCGGCCGGCCGGTCGAGGCCGCGGCGCTCAACGTCGGCATCGGCCAGGGCGGCGCCTTCGTCGACAACACGCTGGAGGCCGAGTTCCGGCTGATCGCAGTCAACATCACCGGCACCGTGCACCTGGCCAAGCGCGTCGTGCAGCACATGGTCCCGAACGGGCGCGGCCGCATCCTGATCACGTCCTCGGTCTCGGCCACGATGCCGACCCCCTACGAGACCGTCTACGGCCCGTCGAAGGCTTTCGGCTTCATGTTCGCCGAGAGCCTGCGCGAGGAGCTCCGTGAGACCGTCGTGACCGTGACGGCCCTGCTGCCCGGCGCCACCGACAGCCAGTTCCACAAGAACGCCGGCATGGCCTCCAGCGCCATCGACCAGGGCAAAAAGAACGACAAGACCGAGGTCGCCCGGCAGGGCTTCGAGGCCCTGATGAACGACGTCGACCACGTCGTCGGCGGCGACGAGGAGACCAAGCAGACGGTCGTCGACAACCGCGTCACGCCCGAGCCGGTGAAGGCCGCGCGCCACGCCGAGAAGACGAAGCTGCAGGGCTGAGGGGGATCACCATGAGCAACCTCACGAACGCGGTGACGGTCGTCACCGGTGCCTCCTCCGGGATCGGCGCGGCCACCGCCAAGCGGCTCGCGGCCTCGGGCGCCAAGGTCGTCCTGGCCGCCCGCAACGAGGACAAGCTGCGCGCCCTGGTCTCCGAGATCACGGAGGCCGGGGGGACGGCGAAGTACAGGGTCACCGACGTCACCGACCGAGCCGACGCCAAGGCTCTCGCCGCCTTCGCCGAGGAGACCTACGGCGCGGTCGACGTCCTGGTGAACAACGCCGGCCTGATGCTCTTCTCCGCCTGGAAGGACACGGCGGTCGACGACTGGGACCGGATGATCGACACCAACCTACGCGGCTACCTCCACGCCATCGCGGCGGTGCTGCCGTCAATGCTGAAGCGCCGGTCCGGGCGCATCCTGAACATGAGCTCGGTCGCCGGCATCAACGTCGGCGAGGGCGCAGGCGTCTACAGCGCGACCAAGTTCTTCGTCCGGGCCATCACCGAGAGCCTACGCAAGGAGGTCGGCGTCGCGAACGGCATCCAGGTGTCGATGGTGAGCCCCGGCGTGATCGACACGGGTTGGGCCGACAAGGTCTCGGACGCCGAGGGGCACAAGGCGGCGACCGAGCTGAACAAGGACGCCATCCCCGCCGAGGTCGTCGCGGACGCGGTGGCCTACGCCCTCGACCAGCCCGCGAACGTGACCGTGAGCGACGTCGTCGTCCATCCCACAAAGCAGGGTTGGTGAACCTCGCGACCAGCACGCGACCACGGTTCGGCGCCGGCATCCGCCCCCCCGATCAGGAGAGAACCATGCGCGAGAACTGGGGCAACGCGACCATCGAATGGGGTTCGGCCGAGGTCGAGCCCGGCATCCGCATCCATCACGGCGTCGCTGGGACGGGCGAGCGTACCGTGCTGCTGATTCACGGCTACCCGGAGACGGCCTATGCCTGGCGCCGGGTAGTCCCCCTTCTCGTCGCTGCGGGCCTGCGCGTCGTAGTCCCGGACTATCGCGGCGCTGGCGGCTCCTCGAAGCCGCCGAGCGGCTACGACAAGCACACCATGGCGGGTGACCTCCACGCGCTGCTCTACGACCACCTGGGCCTCACCGGACCGGTAACGGTAGTCGGGCACGACATCGGCATGATGGTCGCCTACGCATTCGCCCGTCGATTCCCGGACCGGACCGAGCGGCTCGTCGTGATGGAGGCGCCGCTGCCCGGTACCGCCGCCTATGACAAGGCGCTCGTGGACACCGACCGCCTCTGGCACTTCCAGTTCCATCGCGCCCCGGACGTGCCCGAACTCCTCACCGCCGGGCGGGAGCAGCTCTACCTGGAGCGCTTCTACCAGGACCTTGCCTTCCACACCGAGGCCATCGGCCTTGAGGCAGTCGCCCGCTACGTGCGTGCCTTCTCGCGTCCCGGCGCGATGCGGGCGGGCTTCGAACTCTACCGCGCATTCCCGACGGACGCCGAGCGCAACCGCGCGGACCTCGACCGGGACGGCAAACTGACAATGCCGGTACTAGCGCTCTCGGGCGCGGCCAGTGCGTTCGCTTCCTTCACAAAAGGGATGATGCGCGAGGTCGCGGGGGACGTAACCTTTCGCACCATCGAGCGGGCGAACCATTGGGTGCCCGAGGAAAATGCCGAGGGGCTTGTCGACGCCATCAAGGTGTTCGCCCGATGACATGGACGTCTGCTTCCAGGGATCGGACGCATCCGGCTGTATGACCATGTTGGGTCGGAACCCGCCCGTCCGCTCTACGACTTGGTCGAGTGGTCTTCAATCCGTCCGTTTCCAGGCATAGAACCCCGAAAGCCGCCCTCGGACCTTCGGTTACCAGGCGCGCGAGGCCGTCACTTCCTCAGCGGCACGCCCTTCGTGGTGAAGCGCGGCGCGCCTGGATGGCGCATGGTGCGCGGCTGACCGCCCGCCTTACCCATACCCGTTCCCGGCGGCTGCGAGGACGGAACGAGCTGGTCCGGCTTCGGCCCGATCAGGTCCGCGCGGCCCATCGCCCGCAGCGCCTCGCGCAACAGGGGCCAGTTCTCGGGGTCGTGGTAGCGCAGGAACGCCTTGTGCAGCCGGCGCTGTCGCATCCCCTTGATCGCGTCGACCGGCTCGCTGCCACCGCGCCGCACGCCCTGCAGCGGGTTGATCTCGGTGTGATACATGGTCGTGGCCGTCGCCATCGGCGAGGGCAGGAACGTCTGGACCTGATCGGCGCGATAGTCGTTCTTCTTCAGCCAGATCGCGAGGTTGAGCATATCCTCGTCAGTGGTGCCGGGATGCGCCGCGATGAAGTACGGGATCAGGTAGTATTTCTTGCCGGCCTTCTTGGCGGCGGCGTCGAACATCTCCTTGAATCGGTCGTAGGTGCCGATCCCCGGCTTCATCATCAGGTCGAGGGGGCCGCGCTCGGTATGCTCGGGCGCGATCTTGAGACGGCCACCGACGTGATGGGTCACGAGTTCCTCGACGTATTCGGGGCTCCGCACCGCGAGGTCGTAGCGCACGCCGGAGGCGACCATCACCTTCTTGACGCCCTCCACCTCGCGGACCTTGCGATAGAGCCGGATGAGGTCGTCGTGGGAGGTGTTGAGGTTCGGGCAGATGTCCGGGAACACACAGGACGGCAGGCGGCACGCCGCCTCGATCTTCGGGTCCTTGCAGGCCATCCGGTACATGTTCGCCGTCGGCCCGCCGACATCCGAGATCACGCCCGTGAAGCCCGGCGTCTTGTCGCGAATGTGCTCGATCTCGCGCAGGATCGAGCCCTCCGAGCGGTTCTGGATGACGCGGCCCTCGTGCTCGGTGATGGAGCAGAAGGTGCAGCCGCCGAAGCAGCCGCGCATGATCGTCACCGAGAACTTGATCATGTCCCAGGCGGGGATCTTGGCATCGCCGTAGGAGGGATGCGGCGCGCGGGCGTAGGGCAGGTCGTAGACCGCATCCATCTCCTCGCTGGAGAGCGGGATCGGTGGCGGGTTCAGCCAGAGGTCGCGATCGCCGTGGCGCTGGACGAGGGGGCGGGCGTTGCCGGGGTTGGCCTCCCGGTGCAGCACCCGCGAGGCGCGGGCATAGGCCTCCTTGTCGTCCTTGACCTCGTCGTAGGCGGGGAGCCGGATCACGGTGTCGCCGGGGCGGCGAGAGGCGGCCTCGTCGGCCGAATCGAGATCGTCGGCGGGCAACTCGGCGTAATGCGCGGGCACGCGGCGGAACAGGGCGACCCCCCGGACGGAGTCGAGCTGGTGCGGCGCCTCGCCCGCCGCGAGACGGTTCGCCACCTCGAC
It encodes:
- a CDS encoding SDR family oxidoreductase; this translates as MSNLTNAVTVVTGASSGIGAATAKRLAASGAKVVLAARNEDKLRALVSEITEAGGTAKYRVTDVTDRADAKALAAFAEETYGAVDVLVNNAGLMLFSAWKDTAVDDWDRMIDTNLRGYLHAIAAVLPSMLKRRSGRILNMSSVAGINVGEGAGVYSATKFFVRAITESLRKEVGVANGIQVSMVSPGVIDTGWADKVSDAEGHKAATELNKDAIPAEVVADAVAYALDQPANVTVSDVVVHPTKQGW
- a CDS encoding SDR family NAD(P)-dependent oxidoreductase, which translates into the protein MTTQRPLALVSGGSSGIGFELAKQFAQNGFDVAISGSSDKVHAAADALRELGAEAYPHKADAATYEGVEGFWTFVTGLGRPVEAAALNVGIGQGGAFVDNTLEAEFRLIAVNITGTVHLAKRVVQHMVPNGRGRILITSSVSATMPTPYETVYGPSKAFGFMFAESLREELRETVVTVTALLPGATDSQFHKNAGMASSAIDQGKKNDKTEVARQGFEALMNDVDHVVGGDEETKQTVVDNRVTPEPVKAARHAEKTKLQG
- a CDS encoding SDR family NAD(P)-dependent oxidoreductase, with protein sequence MNDDLLAPGRVAVITGAALGIGAAAARHFSALGMRLCLLDRNEDALRDLAADLGRGADVRTTVGDVTSADDLNALCASAYVGFGEVAVLMNNAGVIAGAGPWTDPSAWRRQLEVNLLSIVTAQSIFVPRMLAQVGRGAVVNLGSKEGITTPPGNAAYSVAKAGVKVLTEQLAHELRAEAGNKVTAHLLVPGYTWTPMNAARKPAGATMPDEAWTAERLLAHFEGRFRRGDFYILCPDNVVTPELDAARILWGARDITENRPALSRWHPDWTGRFDAFVAQEAGT
- a CDS encoding alpha/beta fold hydrolase, with amino-acid sequence MRENWGNATIEWGSAEVEPGIRIHHGVAGTGERTVLLIHGYPETAYAWRRVVPLLVAAGLRVVVPDYRGAGGSSKPPSGYDKHTMAGDLHALLYDHLGLTGPVTVVGHDIGMMVAYAFARRFPDRTERLVVMEAPLPGTAAYDKALVDTDRLWHFQFHRAPDVPELLTAGREQLYLERFYQDLAFHTEAIGLEAVARYVRAFSRPGAMRAGFELYRAFPTDAERNRADLDRDGKLTMPVLALSGAASAFASFTKGMMREVAGDVTFRTIERANHWVPEENAEGLVDAIKVFAR
- a CDS encoding dihydrofolate reductase family protein; amino-acid sequence: MRPYVICHMMGPLDGELLVDRWSPSTGRSSESLVAEYDRVHEALEGDAWIAGRAVGEEFAEGRPHPQEPVPAVERPVHVARAGAEEYAILIDQHGKLHWTGPETYGAPLVMILARDVPDAHLAELAADGISYVVSEGPEIDLGRTLDVLASAFGVRRLILEGGARTNAAFLKAGLVDEISLVLFPAIGGHSGSQSLFEAGEDGLADRVRLSLVSTEVRTAGAVALRYRVAYAPV
- a CDS encoding YgiQ family radical SAM protein — encoded protein: MDLQASASRSPAPLACKLPLLSKAAPFLPMSRAEMDALGWDACDIVLVTGDAYVDHPSFGMAIIGRLLEAQGFRVGIIAQPDWQSAEPFKALGRPTVFFGVTGGNLDSMVNRYTADRRLRSDDAYTAGGQGGARPDRSTIVYTQRCREAYKDVPIILGGIEASLRRIAHYDYWSDKVRRSILADAKADLLLYGNAERAVVEVANRLAAGEAPHQLDSVRGVALFRRVPAHYAELPADDLDSADEAASRRPGDTVIRLPAYDEVKDDKEAYARASRVLHREANPGNARPLVQRHGDRDLWLNPPPIPLSSEEMDAVYDLPYARAPHPSYGDAKIPAWDMIKFSVTIMRGCFGGCTFCSITEHEGRVIQNRSEGSILREIEHIRDKTPGFTGVISDVGGPTANMYRMACKDPKIEAACRLPSCVFPDICPNLNTSHDDLIRLYRKVREVEGVKKVMVASGVRYDLAVRSPEYVEELVTHHVGGRLKIAPEHTERGPLDLMMKPGIGTYDRFKEMFDAAAKKAGKKYYLIPYFIAAHPGTTDEDMLNLAIWLKKNDYRADQVQTFLPSPMATATTMYHTEINPLQGVRRGGSEPVDAIKGMRQRRLHKAFLRYHDPENWPLLREALRAMGRADLIGPKPDQLVPSSQPPGTGMGKAGGQPRTMRHPGAPRFTTKGVPLRK
- a CDS encoding SDR family NAD(P)-dependent oxidoreductase; translated protein: MTDTHRPLALVTGASSGIGYELARLFAADGHDVLITATGQNDGLERTADAVRATGVEAIVVKAHLTEYDGVEALAQAVAGTGRPLAAAALNAGVDVGGYFVGGIDLAAELKMIQLNVVSQVHLTKRLLPAMVERGAGRLLYTASISGTMPTPYEAVYGGTKAFLISFVEAVKEEVKDSGVSFTLLLPGEVDTPFWHRAGMDTTKLGLGEKAAPTKVAQEGYEAMKAGKDRVVAGKPGSKFIGRVLNNILPDTAKAAAHSGGAEPGSGLK